The Streptomyces sp. NBC_00459 DNA segment GGCCGCCCACGGCACCGGCCGCGCCGGACACGAACACGACGTCGCCCTCCTTGAAGGAGGCGGTGCGCAGGAGGCCCGCGTAGGCGGTGAGACCGGTCATACCGAGCACACCGAGGTACGTCGACAGCGGCGCGGCCTCGGGGTCGACCTTGACCGCGTCCTTCGCGTTCACGGCCGCGTACTCGCGCCAGCCGAGGAAGTGCAGGACATGGTCGCCGACGGAGAGGCCCTCGGCGTTGGAGGCGACGACCTCGCCGACGGCCCCGCCCTGCATGACCTTGCCGAGCTCGAAGGGGGCGACGTACGACTTGGCGTCGCTCATCCGGCCACGCATGTAGGGGTCCACGGACACGTACAGGTTCCGCACCAGCACCTGGCCCTCGCGGGGCTGCGGGACCTCGGTCTCGACGAGGGCGAAGTCCTCGGCCTTGGGCACACCGACCGGACGGCTGAGCAGGTGCCATTCGCGGTTGACGGTGGGGAGGGTGGTGGTCTCGGACATGAGGGGGGCCTTCCGGTGCGGCTGGGTGTCCACGTAATCTACGGCTCAAATGCTTCAGTACGTGAAACAATAATGCTCCTGAATATTTCAGGGTGTCAAGTAAAGGGGTAGCCTGGAGAGCATGGCCACACCAGAGAAGACCCGCCGCCGCGACCCCATGACCCTGGAGGTCATCGACCTCATCGGCGCGGTCGTGGCCCGCTACCACGAGGAGTACGAGGAGGCGGCCACCCAGCACTCCCTCACCGGAGCGCAGGCGCGGCTGCTGAGTCTGCTCTCCCTGGAACCCCTGCCGATGCGGCAACTGGCACGGAAGCTGCGGTGCGAGCCGTCGAACGTCACGGGGATCGTGGACCGGCTGGAGTCCCGGGACCTGGTCGAGCGCCGCCCCGACCCCTCGGACCGCCGGGTGAAGCTGGCCGCCTGCACGGACGAGGGGCTCCGGGTCGCGCGGAGCCTGCGTGACTCCCTGGACTTCGCCCGGGAGCCGCTGGCCGGGCTGTCGGACGATGAGCGGGTGCTGTTGCGGGGGTTGTTGCTGCGGATGGTGCAGGCGTAGGCGCGGGCACGCGCGCGGACACCGGCGCAGAGACAGGCACAGGGACAGGCGCGGGGCGGCTTTACGTTCGATGAGAGGCGGCTGTGCGTTGGCGATGAGTTGAACGAAATTGTTGACGATTTCTCCGCCACCAAATTACGTTCGCATGCGCAGACACCCCTCACGGACCCGAGGAGACATCGTGAAGCGCAGGACCGTAATCGGAGGAATCGGCGCGGCTGTCGCCGTCCCGGCGATCGCCACGTTCGTGAACAACGAGGCCATGGCATCCGGGTCGGAGTCGGCGTCGGCCACCTCGTCGGGCGCGCTCGTCTTCGACAAGGACGCGTACACCGAGCTGACCACGACGATCACCACGGACGCCGGCGACAGGTCGGTGACGTACCACTTCTACAAGGCGATCACGTACGTCACGAACCCGGTCGACGAGAAGTACCAGAGCCTGAACGTCAGCGTCCCCGTCAGGATCGACGGCACGGCGGTCGACGCGACCCGTGCGCCCATCCTGTTCGCCAACTCGGTGGGCGGATACATGCCGTCGTCGGTGGCGGACGCGACCGGAGTGGGCGGCGCCGAGATGACCGGCACGCCCGGCGGTGGCGCCCCCACGGCATCCGCGTCCGCCTCGGCGTCGACCGGTTCGGGCGAGGTGGAGTCCGGCGGCAACGCCCAGGTGGACGGCCAGGGCGGGATGGTGAGCAACGCCAAGCTGGGGCTGGCGGCGGGGTACGTGGTCGTGGAACCGGGGGCGCGCGGCCGTACGCTGGTCGACTCGTCCGGCACGTACTACGGCACGGCGCCCGCCGCGATCGTGGACCTGAAGGCCGCGGTCAGGTATGTCCGCTTCAACAAGGGCCGGATACCCGGCAACACCGACCGGATCGTCTCCTCCGGTACGAGTGCCGGCGGCGCCCTGTCCGCCCTGCTCGGGGCGTCCGGCGACAGCCCGCTGTACGCCAAGCACCTGAAGGCGCTGGGCGCTGCCGACGCGAGCGACGCGATCTTCGCCAGTGGTGACTGGTGCCCGATCACCGACCTCGAACACGCGGACATGGCGTACGAGTGGAACTGGGGTGCCAACAAGCTTGGTTCGGGTTCGCTGGTGGACCGGACGGTGTCGAAGGAACTGAGCACGGCGTTCACGGAGTACCAGGCGTCGCTGGGGCTCCGGGCGAAGGGGTTCGGCGCGCTG contains these protein-coding regions:
- a CDS encoding MarR family winged helix-turn-helix transcriptional regulator, producing the protein MATPEKTRRRDPMTLEVIDLIGAVVARYHEEYEEAATQHSLTGAQARLLSLLSLEPLPMRQLARKLRCEPSNVTGIVDRLESRDLVERRPDPSDRRVKLAACTDEGLRVARSLRDSLDFAREPLAGLSDDERVLLRGLLLRMVQA
- a CDS encoding subtype B tannase — translated: MRRHPSRTRGDIVKRRTVIGGIGAAVAVPAIATFVNNEAMASGSESASATSSGALVFDKDAYTELTTTITTDAGDRSVTYHFYKAITYVTNPVDEKYQSLNVSVPVRIDGTAVDATRAPILFANSVGGYMPSSVADATGVGGAEMTGTPGGGAPTASASASASTGSGEVESGGNAQVDGQGGMVSNAKLGLAAGYVVVEPGARGRTLVDSSGTYYGTAPAAIVDLKAAVRYVRFNKGRIPGNTDRIVSSGTSAGGALSALLGASGDSPLYAKHLKALGAADASDAIFASGDWCPITDLEHADMAYEWNWGANKLGSGSLVDRTVSKELSTAFTEYQASLGLRAKGFGALTARNLDDYLLRTFLQPAATKYLKSLSETARSTYLAANTFITWADGKATFTWADFLTHVGARKKDTPAFDAFDLSAGENNLFGVGTTKARHFTLYSLRHEGSSSARLDSDLPEKLTLMNPMPFIAKRNPSRAKHWWIRVGTKDSDTSLSVVGNLAAGLEGLGDDVNAAMYWDSGHGANDDAADFIAWIAKVTGYRGYKK